From a single bacterium genomic region:
- a CDS encoding flagellar FliJ family protein, with protein sequence MKKFQFRLQKLLHIKSHKKMERQKELAKAERVRRMEEAHLELLQSRMSQEISDLQSHKIERVDCRWLTQSAFYQQRLISNMATQKQVISNALKQEELKREKLISAAREEKVFDMLKDRQRERYNRELDDLQQKETDEIARNTFLQGEHKGKSKSPR encoded by the coding sequence ATGAAAAAGTTCCAGTTTCGCCTTCAGAAGCTCCTGCATATCAAATCGCATAAGAAAATGGAGCGACAAAAAGAACTCGCCAAGGCTGAGCGGGTTCGTCGAATGGAAGAAGCTCATCTGGAGTTGCTTCAGAGCCGCATGTCACAAGAGATTTCGGATTTACAGTCGCATAAGATTGAGAGGGTTGATTGCCGGTGGTTGACGCAATCCGCATTTTATCAACAGCGACTGATCAGCAACATGGCGACACAAAAGCAAGTTATCAGCAACGCCCTGAAACAAGAAGAGCTCAAACGAGAGAAGCTGATCAGTGCGGCCCGTGAAGAAAAGGTCTTTGATATGCTCAAAGACAGGCAAAGGGAAAGGTACAATCGCGAACTTGACGATTTGCAGCAAAAAGAGACTGATGAAATAGCGCGAAATACCTTTCTCCAAGGGGAACACAAGGGGAAATCAAAAAGCCCTCGCTAA
- the fliE gene encoding flagellar hook-basal body complex protein FliE, which translates to MNPISINTQPQELSFPKAQVISKPDPTAGSFKDTLSQFVNSVNDLQSRAVDTEKAFLQGDISDVHQVMIAVEEASVAFELLMEIRNKLLEAYQTIQRMPI; encoded by the coding sequence ATGAACCCGATTTCGATAAATACGCAGCCACAAGAACTGTCGTTTCCGAAAGCGCAGGTAATCTCCAAACCTGATCCGACTGCTGGCTCATTCAAGGATACCTTGTCGCAGTTCGTCAATTCCGTAAATGACCTCCAAAGTCGCGCCGTCGATACCGAAAAGGCGTTTCTTCAGGGAGACATTTCCGATGTTCACCAAGTAATGATTGCCGTAGAAGAGGCCTCAGTGGCATTCGAGCTACTGATGGAAATTCGAAATAAACTGCTGGAAGCCTATCAGACGATCCAGCGGATGCCGATCTAA
- a CDS encoding acetyl-CoA C-acetyltransferase: MSNQPNAVILSACRTAIGKFQGSLAGFSAPQIGAFAIREAVRRAGVDPKDIQECIMGHVVQAGAGQAPARQAAIHGGLPPEVACITINKVCGSGLKSVMLASQAIKAGDADVIVAGGMESMSNAPYALPNARTGFRLGNQQAEDLMIKDGLWDSFNNYHMGSAAEYTQQKTSISREEQDEYAYNSHRKACAAMDSGKFKEEIFDVLIPQRKGDPIAFNLDESPRKDISVDSLGKLKPAFQKEGTVTAGNAPGLNDGGSALVVSSSGYADANGLKPIARVTGYAVAGTPPQDLFFAPIYAVQKLMKKMNVDINHFDLIEANEAFSIQALADGKALGWDWNRVNVNGGAVALGHPIGASGARILTTLIYALKDRGKKTGMATLCLGGGNAVALAIELV; encoded by the coding sequence ATGAGCAACCAACCCAATGCAGTAATATTGTCGGCCTGTAGGACAGCAATAGGCAAGTTTCAGGGTTCACTTGCCGGATTTTCCGCGCCGCAGATTGGCGCTTTTGCAATACGAGAAGCTGTCCGTCGTGCTGGCGTCGATCCCAAAGATATCCAAGAGTGCATAATGGGTCATGTCGTCCAAGCGGGCGCCGGACAAGCTCCTGCCCGTCAGGCTGCCATTCACGGTGGTCTACCGCCGGAAGTCGCCTGCATCACAATTAACAAGGTCTGCGGCTCGGGTCTGAAGTCGGTCATGTTGGCTTCGCAAGCTATCAAAGCAGGCGATGCCGATGTCATCGTCGCGGGCGGCATGGAATCGATGTCCAACGCTCCGTATGCTCTGCCAAACGCCCGCACCGGATTTCGTCTGGGCAATCAACAAGCTGAAGACTTGATGATCAAAGATGGCCTATGGGACTCATTTAATAACTACCACATGGGCAGCGCCGCCGAGTACACCCAACAGAAGACCAGTATCTCCCGCGAAGAACAAGACGAATACGCTTACAATTCTCATCGCAAAGCGTGCGCGGCAATGGACTCGGGCAAATTCAAGGAAGAAATCTTTGATGTATTGATTCCGCAGAGAAAAGGCGATCCGATTGCTTTCAATCTCGATGAATCACCACGCAAAGACATATCCGTCGATTCACTTGGCAAGCTTAAGCCCGCGTTCCAGAAGGAAGGCACCGTTACGGCCGGCAATGCTCCGGGACTAAATGATGGCGGATCGGCTCTAGTAGTCAGTTCATCTGGTTATGCGGACGCCAATGGTCTTAAGCCGATTGCGCGTGTGACCGGCTATGCTGTCGCGGGAACTCCGCCACAGGACTTGTTCTTTGCCCCGATTTACGCAGTTCAGAAGCTGATGAAAAAGATGAATGTGGACATCAATCATTTTGATCTTATCGAGGCAAATGAGGCATTTAGTATTCAAGCGTTGGCGGATGGAAAGGCTCTGGGCTGGGACTGGAACCGCGTCAATGTCAATGGCGGCGCCGTAGCACTTGGGCATCCAATCGGCGCATCGGGAGCACGTATCTTAACGACGCTAATCTATGCGCTGAAAGACCGTGGCAAAAAAACGGGAATGGCTACATTGTGTTTGGGCGGCGGTAATGCTGTTGCTCTGGCAATCGAATTAGTCTAA
- the fliF gene encoding flagellar M-ring protein FliF: protein MKRIFDHFYQLVGRMAPSQILLAALVVVGVIAGTVIIFNVAKSQYFVPLYTNLSSEDAGKIIEKLNEMRIKYEIGDGGTAISVPSDDVYETRMKLASNGLPSPQNIGYALFDQTNLGMTDFVQKLNYRRALEGELARTIGSLTEVAAARVHMTIPEDKLFREDQNAPSASVVLKLTGGTTLAKRQLQGIAYIVASSVEGMRPDNVTIIDYDGNLLTGPQSSDPTAMLSSTQFEMRKNVESYLEQKAQSMLSGVIGGGRAVVRVSAELNFEQNNTQIEEYNPDMVAVRSEQRTASKGNEQESLPGVPPVTTSSNSNDANDIITNYEVSKTIKSIIGEVGSIKRLTVAVMVDGNYEEAENAEGVIEEKFINRTPEELERFAGIIKNAVGYSESRSDLFTIVDLPFDNSILDVSRKQLDSTGQWENYLYYGKKIGFVLLAILGFIYVKRQVKKVFSAIAKYVPAPPPAPPPSEETIQQKPQKPKLIDTMKVQTKGKPDEIAKVIRTIMAEPQ, encoded by the coding sequence ATGAAGAGGATATTTGACCACTTTTATCAACTAGTCGGCCGCATGGCGCCGAGCCAGATTCTATTGGCTGCACTGGTAGTCGTCGGTGTTATTGCCGGCACTGTCATAATCTTCAATGTTGCCAAGAGTCAATATTTCGTACCGCTCTACACAAATCTGTCGAGCGAAGATGCGGGCAAGATCATCGAGAAGCTCAACGAGATGCGAATCAAGTATGAGATCGGCGATGGCGGCACAGCGATCAGCGTTCCGTCTGACGATGTCTATGAGACACGCATGAAACTGGCAAGCAACGGTCTCCCCAGTCCGCAGAATATCGGCTATGCCTTGTTCGACCAGACTAATCTTGGAATGACTGATTTTGTCCAGAAACTCAACTATCGCCGCGCTCTCGAAGGTGAACTCGCTCGAACGATTGGCAGTCTCACTGAAGTTGCAGCAGCGCGCGTACATATGACGATTCCCGAAGACAAGCTGTTTCGCGAAGACCAGAATGCGCCAAGCGCATCGGTTGTTCTTAAGCTGACTGGCGGGACGACTCTCGCAAAGAGGCAACTGCAGGGAATAGCCTACATTGTAGCATCCTCCGTTGAAGGTATGCGACCAGACAATGTTACGATCATTGACTATGACGGTAATCTCCTGACTGGACCGCAGTCGAGTGATCCGACCGCGATGTTGTCATCGACACAGTTTGAAATGCGCAAGAATGTAGAAAGTTACCTTGAACAGAAGGCACAATCGATGCTGTCCGGCGTCATTGGCGGCGGACGTGCCGTTGTCCGTGTAAGCGCTGAACTGAACTTCGAACAGAACAACACGCAGATCGAAGAATACAATCCCGACATGGTGGCGGTCCGCAGCGAGCAACGTACAGCCAGCAAAGGCAACGAACAGGAGTCGCTTCCCGGAGTGCCGCCGGTAACCACGTCCTCAAACAGCAACGACGCTAATGACATTATCACTAACTATGAAGTTTCAAAAACCATCAAAAGCATCATTGGCGAAGTCGGCTCAATTAAGAGATTAACCGTCGCTGTCATGGTAGATGGCAATTATGAAGAGGCGGAAAATGCCGAAGGTGTGATCGAGGAAAAATTCATCAATCGCACTCCTGAAGAGCTTGAACGCTTCGCCGGAATTATTAAGAACGCAGTCGGCTATAGCGAGTCGCGAAGCGATCTTTTCACGATCGTTGATTTGCCGTTTGACAACAGCATCTTGGACGTTTCGCGCAAACAGCTTGATTCTACCGGTCAGTGGGAAAATTACTTGTACTACGGCAAGAAAATTGGATTCGTCCTGCTCGCGATTCTCGGCTTCATCTACGTGAAGCGCCAGGTCAAGAAGGTGTTTTCCGCCATAGCAAAGTATGTCCCGGCGCCTCCGCCGGCTCCGCCGCCTTCAGAAGAGACCATTCAACAGAAGCCTCAGAAGCCCAAGTTGATTGATACGATGAAGGTGCAGACTAAAGGCAAACCCGATGAGATCGCGAAAGTGATCAGAACCATAATGGCTGAGCCACAATAG
- the flgC gene encoding flagellar basal body rod protein FlgC yields the protein MSDLFSSLKISGSGLSVFRRKMNVAAENLANAETTKTPEGGPYKKKVLNIGAKKVKEVFSRQLNAASVELKQTDTKHVGGKPVAILNTNNILHAESREYVDPAQEARLIYDPEHPDANEEGFVAMPNVDPLIEMVEMMTAARAYEANLSAIKTVKEITKKALEI from the coding sequence ATGAGCGATTTGTTTTCATCTCTAAAGATTTCCGGCTCAGGACTCTCTGTTTTCCGGCGCAAAATGAATGTTGCCGCCGAGAATCTCGCTAACGCAGAGACGACTAAGACTCCCGAAGGCGGACCCTACAAGAAGAAGGTGCTGAACATTGGTGCCAAGAAGGTGAAGGAAGTATTCTCGCGGCAGCTCAACGCTGCCTCAGTGGAACTGAAACAAACAGACACTAAACACGTGGGCGGCAAACCAGTTGCGATCTTGAACACGAACAACATTCTGCACGCCGAGAGTCGCGAATATGTCGATCCCGCGCAGGAAGCTCGGTTGATCTATGATCCTGAACATCCGGATGCAAATGAAGAAGGATTCGTAGCGATGCCAAATGTCGATCCGTTGATCGAAATGGTGGAAATGATGACAGCGGCGCGTGCTTATGAAGCAAATCTCTCAGCCATCAAAACTGTGAAAGAAATTACCAAAAAAGCCCTGGAGATATAG
- a CDS encoding T9SS type A sorting domain-containing protein, translating to MNLMLKLMALLTILIGTLSLIFPSPIIAANIIRLGCPIDKPIVDGDSVGIPVYIVNDTPLGGFSLGFSYNSDNVEVTSVQPGPAVQTDGSGNFLKQFKPLENKVLTGWINFTPEFPLDIHATEALLMTLWVRIPIGTPAQCVDFDSAFVAPAGTFVLAPQGGGSIDLEFVDCGTAELNIMGGCSGPANTPPIVTDIPDQTINEGGVFSTIILDNFVSDAEDADNTILWTAVSAVPNGFSVNINASRVATISYLGGEFSGSATFTFTATDPGSLFASNNATFTVSPVNDPPLVVSIPDQTVAYGANFATISLDNFVSDPDNSDNQLTWSASGNSALTVSINASRIATISKPSGDWFGNETITFQATDPGLLSSSDAATFTVQAPVAVIVLNDDSLFFSGYQNGTNPAGKPVMISNGGNGPLNWSASETADWLSITSSAGTAPGGFTANVNIAALAIGRHVTPITIASPEASNSPQTIMIVVDIADDVNILLSPDNLHFNALVGINPASQQIGISNASPSGIQFDWGAVESSPWLSVNPSSGTSPSTLEFFVDVAGLLPGNYNAKVIVKQIAGIATDVDDDEDTVDVTLTVDSPTDVDDLGGSLPTVFSLEQNYPNPFNPTTSIEFNLPKSSYVSLTVFNILGQKVVELVNGSLSAGNKQIEWDGTDSNGRTLESGVYFYKITAGEFSMTRKMMMLK from the coding sequence ATGAATCTAATGCTCAAGTTGATGGCGCTACTAACTATATTGATTGGTACGCTTTCCCTCATCTTTCCGAGTCCAATCATTGCCGCTAACATCATTCGACTGGGATGTCCGATTGATAAGCCGATTGTTGACGGCGACTCGGTTGGAATTCCAGTCTATATTGTGAACGACACGCCACTTGGCGGATTCTCACTCGGATTCTCTTACAATTCCGACAATGTCGAAGTCACATCCGTCCAGCCAGGACCAGCTGTCCAGACTGATGGTTCGGGCAACTTTCTCAAGCAGTTTAAGCCTCTGGAAAACAAGGTCCTAACCGGCTGGATCAACTTCACACCTGAATTCCCACTCGACATTCATGCGACAGAAGCTCTCTTGATGACGCTCTGGGTCCGGATACCAATTGGAACTCCTGCTCAATGCGTCGACTTTGATTCGGCATTCGTAGCTCCTGCCGGGACTTTTGTTCTCGCTCCTCAAGGCGGCGGATCTATCGATCTAGAATTCGTCGACTGCGGCACTGCTGAATTGAATATTATGGGCGGCTGTTCGGGACCGGCTAACACCCCGCCTATCGTAACAGACATTCCTGATCAGACAATCAATGAGGGTGGCGTATTCTCTACTATAATTCTCGACAATTTTGTTTCGGATGCCGAAGACGCTGACAATACAATCTTGTGGACAGCCGTTTCTGCCGTGCCAAACGGCTTCAGCGTCAACATCAATGCAAGTCGTGTTGCGACAATCTCCTATCTTGGCGGAGAGTTCTCTGGAAGCGCGACCTTTACTTTCACCGCAACCGATCCCGGCAGTCTCTTCGCAAGCAACAACGCTACATTCACGGTCAGTCCCGTAAACGATCCGCCATTAGTCGTGAGCATCCCCGATCAAACGGTGGCATACGGGGCGAATTTTGCAACGATCTCATTAGACAACTTTGTAAGCGACCCCGACAATTCAGACAATCAGTTGACATGGTCTGCGTCAGGAAACTCCGCATTGACCGTTTCAATAAATGCCAGTCGAATCGCAACTATCTCTAAACCCTCAGGGGACTGGTTTGGCAATGAGACAATAACATTCCAAGCAACTGACCCTGGGCTCTTGTCTAGTTCAGACGCGGCGACCTTCACGGTTCAGGCACCTGTCGCTGTCATCGTGTTGAATGATGACTCCCTCTTCTTCAGTGGATACCAGAACGGTACAAACCCTGCCGGCAAGCCGGTAATGATCAGCAACGGTGGTAACGGTCCGCTCAATTGGAGTGCATCGGAAACTGCTGATTGGTTGAGCATTACCTCAAGCGCCGGCACCGCTCCGGGTGGTTTCACCGCCAATGTCAACATTGCTGCGCTCGCCATCGGCCGCCACGTAACGCCGATTACAATTGCGTCTCCTGAAGCGTCAAACTCACCCCAGACGATCATGATAGTGGTCGATATAGCGGATGATGTGAACATTCTGCTGTCGCCGGATAATCTGCACTTCAACGCTCTTGTCGGAATCAACCCGGCCAGCCAGCAGATCGGCATCAGCAATGCAAGCCCGTCCGGAATACAATTCGATTGGGGTGCGGTAGAGTCATCGCCATGGCTCTCAGTCAATCCGAGTAGCGGGACATCACCTTCAACGCTTGAGTTCTTTGTAGATGTCGCTGGACTTCTTCCCGGCAACTACAATGCAAAGGTGATCGTCAAACAGATCGCCGGTATCGCAACCGACGTTGATGATGACGAAGATACTGTTGATGTCACGCTTACTGTTGACTCGCCGACTGACGTCGATGACTTGGGCGGAAGCTTACCGACTGTATTCAGTCTTGAACAGAACTATCCGAATCCATTCAATCCGACGACTTCGATTGAATTCAACCTGCCGAAGTCGAGCTACGTTTCGCTCACCGTGTTCAATATCCTCGGTCAAAAGGTCGTCGAACTTGTCAATGGCTCCCTTTCCGCAGGAAACAAGCAAATTGAGTGGGATGGAACCGATTCCAACGGCAGAACCCTTGAAAGCGGTGTTTACTTCTACAAGATCACAGCCGGAGAGTTCTCAATGACGAGAAAGATGATGATGTTAAAATAA
- the fliI gene encoding flagellar protein export ATPase FliI — protein sequence MSRQIDWTEYRDAVARTSTIKLDGKVRRVIGLVIESLGPQASLGELCRIYRKADSEAVLAEVVGFRDNFVLLMPYGDMEGINPGSVVEATGSVLKINVGDQLKGRILNGLGQPIDDGVALTSGFERPITSRAPHPLKRQRIEKQMITGIRAIDVFTSCGKGQRLGIFAGSGVGKSVLLGMIARQSQATINVIGLIGERGREVREFIEQDLGTEGLKRSVVVAVTSDEPALMKIKGVMTATAIAEHFRDQGHDVILMVDSVTRVAMAQREIGLAVGEPPATKGYTPSVFAMLPKLLERAGAGERGSITGLYTILVEGDDFNEPVSDQVRSILDGHVTLSRKLAHRKHYPAVDILQSVSRVMVNIVSPQHRDLAGEARKLLAIYSENEDLINIGAYVKGSSSEIDTAINKVPKINEFLQQDIASESPNFASDISRLQ from the coding sequence ATGAGCAGACAAATTGACTGGACAGAATACCGCGATGCGGTAGCACGCACATCCACAATAAAACTAGATGGAAAAGTAAGGCGGGTGATCGGACTCGTTATCGAGTCGTTGGGACCGCAGGCTTCACTCGGCGAGTTATGTCGAATCTATCGCAAGGCTGACAGTGAGGCCGTACTTGCAGAGGTTGTAGGATTTCGCGACAACTTCGTTCTTCTAATGCCATACGGCGATATGGAAGGTATCAATCCAGGCTCCGTAGTCGAAGCAACCGGATCAGTATTGAAGATCAATGTCGGCGACCAACTTAAGGGTCGCATTCTGAACGGTCTTGGCCAGCCAATCGATGACGGTGTTGCACTAACGTCGGGGTTCGAGCGTCCGATTACTTCGCGAGCGCCGCATCCACTCAAGCGACAAAGAATTGAAAAGCAAATGATAACGGGTATCCGCGCCATCGACGTGTTTACAAGTTGTGGCAAAGGGCAACGTCTCGGAATCTTCGCTGGGTCAGGAGTTGGAAAATCCGTACTGTTGGGCATGATCGCTCGTCAATCACAAGCGACAATCAACGTAATCGGACTCATTGGAGAGCGCGGTCGTGAAGTGCGCGAGTTTATCGAGCAGGATCTTGGCACCGAAGGGCTTAAACGCTCCGTGGTAGTCGCAGTTACGTCTGATGAGCCGGCGTTAATGAAAATCAAGGGTGTAATGACTGCAACTGCAATTGCCGAACATTTTCGCGACCAGGGACACGATGTCATTCTGATGGTGGACTCAGTCACTCGTGTAGCGATGGCACAGCGTGAGATTGGTCTTGCTGTCGGAGAGCCGCCGGCAACGAAAGGATACACTCCTTCGGTTTTTGCGATGTTGCCAAAGTTGCTCGAACGCGCTGGTGCCGGTGAGCGAGGTTCAATTACCGGGTTGTATACGATTCTTGTCGAAGGCGATGATTTCAATGAACCGGTTTCGGATCAGGTCAGATCCATTCTTGACGGCCACGTCACGCTCTCGCGTAAGCTTGCCCACCGCAAACATTATCCGGCAGTTGACATACTTCAATCGGTATCGCGTGTGATGGTCAATATCGTATCGCCTCAGCATCGTGATTTGGCGGGAGAAGCTCGTAAGCTCTTGGCCATTTACTCCGAGAATGAGGACCTAATCAACATCGGAGCGTACGTAAAGGGCTCGTCGAGCGAAATCGACACTGCAATCAACAAGGTGCCGAAGATTAACGAATTTCTGCAGCAAGATATCGCTTCAGAAAGTCCCAATTTTGCATCGGATATCAGCCGACTGCAATGA
- a CDS encoding flagellar motor protein gives MDLATVAGMILGVGAIVVAYLMEGGSLSSIFQLPAVMLVLFGTFGAGMITTSIGTVRLIPNYLRIAFRGESVDVRETIERMVSLAERARREGILGLETYIPEAPNSFFRKSLQLLIDGTEVVVLRGILETELSYMEERHRRGIELFRKMGGFAPTLGIIGTVLGLIHTLANTMDTTRMASGIASAFIATLWGVCSANLFFLPVSDKLRHRHLEEMANHELVLEGVIAIQSGDNPRVLRTKLLSFLNPHERYEDQYASSR, from the coding sequence ATGGATTTAGCAACAGTTGCTGGTATGATTCTCGGCGTAGGCGCAATTGTGGTTGCCTATCTGATGGAAGGCGGATCGCTTTCTTCGATATTCCAACTTCCAGCCGTAATGCTCGTCTTGTTCGGCACATTTGGCGCTGGAATGATCACGACTTCAATCGGTACGGTTAGGTTGATTCCAAACTATCTTCGAATTGCCTTTCGTGGCGAATCTGTTGACGTGCGCGAGACGATTGAGCGGATGGTGTCATTGGCGGAACGCGCACGCCGCGAAGGAATACTCGGACTTGAGACATACATACCGGAAGCACCAAACTCTTTCTTCCGTAAATCGCTCCAACTGTTGATTGACGGCACTGAAGTTGTAGTGCTCCGGGGGATTCTGGAGACCGAACTTTCCTACATGGAAGAGCGACACCGCAGGGGAATAGAGTTGTTTCGAAAAATGGGTGGATTTGCTCCTACGCTTGGAATCATCGGAACTGTTCTGGGCCTGATTCACACGCTTGCAAACACGATGGACACGACGCGCATGGCGTCCGGTATTGCCTCTGCATTCATTGCGACCCTCTGGGGTGTATGTTCAGCCAATTTATTCTTCCTGCCGGTCAGCGACAAACTGCGTCATCGGCACCTTGAGGAGATGGCTAATCACGAGTTGGTATTGGAAGGTGTCATCGCAATTCAATCAGGTGACAATCCGCGGGTTCTTAGAACCAAGCTGCTTTCATTTCTGAATCCGCACGAACGCTACGAGGATCAGTATGCGTCGTCGCGGTGA
- the flgB gene encoding flagellar basal body rod protein FlgB produces MDNILHKSLFGKGMIPIYSRLADLSATRHKVVASNIANVNTEGYEKREFDFDKELRKAIDKPSVPGVTTHSAHIPLGNSPDGAPEIERVKKSENDTGVNSVDIDEEMANLAQNQITFEFGADMLARKFKSLKAAIRGQG; encoded by the coding sequence ATGGACAATATTTTGCACAAATCGTTGTTCGGTAAGGGAATGATTCCCATATACTCGCGTTTGGCGGATCTTTCCGCGACTCGACACAAAGTCGTGGCGTCCAACATCGCGAATGTGAACACCGAAGGATATGAGAAGCGCGAATTCGATTTCGACAAGGAACTTCGCAAAGCTATCGATAAACCATCAGTTCCCGGTGTGACAACGCACTCAGCGCATATTCCTCTCGGCAATTCTCCCGATGGCGCTCCTGAAATAGAGCGCGTGAAGAAGTCTGAAAACGACACCGGTGTCAATTCAGTTGATATCGACGAGGAAATGGCCAATTTGGCGCAGAACCAGATAACCTTCGAGTTTGGAGCCGACATGTTGGCTCGCAAATTCAAATCCCTGAAAGCCGCAATCAGGGGACAGGGGTAG
- the fliG gene encoding flagellar motor switch protein FliG produces the protein MSITYGELTNTQKAAIALIAFGTEVSAEVLKSLSDQELEKITIEIANMRDVPGEVEERVIQDCYEIFLAREYISTGGIDYARSLLERAVGSNRAVDIIKRLESSLVTSGFNLLKGIDPKQLVNYIQNEHPQTIALILTQLTPQQAAGVVTELAPELQAEVAMRVATMEKISPEILKEIEQTLDTHFSGSVFRESKQSGGAKALADILNLVETSAEKHILQTLEADNPDLAAEIKNMMFVFEDVILLDDRSIQRMLKEIETKDIAIALKAASEDVKSKIFTNVSERVSMMIKEEIEFMGPMRLSDVEAAQQRIVESIRKLEEEGQIVISGRGGKEDVVV, from the coding sequence ATGTCGATTACTTACGGTGAGTTGACAAATACGCAGAAAGCTGCCATAGCGCTGATTGCGTTCGGAACTGAGGTTTCGGCAGAAGTGCTGAAATCCCTCTCTGACCAGGAACTCGAGAAGATCACTATTGAAATCGCCAATATGCGCGATGTCCCTGGCGAGGTCGAAGAGCGCGTTATCCAGGACTGTTATGAAATTTTCCTCGCTCGCGAGTATATCTCGACCGGCGGTATAGACTACGCGCGCTCGTTGCTTGAACGGGCAGTAGGCTCCAACCGTGCTGTTGATATCATCAAGCGACTTGAATCGTCGCTTGTGACCTCAGGTTTCAACCTCCTCAAGGGAATTGATCCTAAGCAGCTGGTCAACTACATACAGAATGAACATCCTCAGACGATCGCGCTGATCCTTACCCAGCTTACACCCCAGCAAGCAGCAGGTGTCGTAACCGAGCTCGCACCTGAGCTGCAAGCAGAGGTTGCAATGAGAGTTGCCACTATGGAGAAGATCTCGCCGGAAATTCTTAAGGAAATCGAACAAACGCTCGACACGCATTTCTCCGGTTCGGTCTTCCGTGAAAGCAAGCAATCCGGTGGCGCTAAAGCACTGGCCGACATTCTGAATCTGGTGGAGACTTCAGCCGAGAAGCACATACTGCAAACTCTGGAAGCCGACAATCCGGATCTTGCTGCAGAGATCAAGAACATGATGTTTGTCTTCGAAGACGTCATATTACTCGACGACCGCTCAATCCAGCGGATGCTCAAAGAGATCGAGACAAAGGACATCGCGATCGCGCTCAAGGCCGCGTCGGAAGACGTCAAGAGCAAAATCTTCACGAATGTCTCCGAACGTGTTTCGATGATGATCAAGGAAGAAATCGAATTCATGGGGCCGATGCGCCTTTCAGATGTCGAAGCGGCGCAACAGCGAATCGTCGAGTCTATCCGCAAACTGGAAGAAGAAGGTCAAATCGTTATCTCAGGACGCGGAGGCAAGGAAGATGTCGTCGTCTAA
- a CDS encoding OmpA family protein: MRRRGEFEGENSDRWLMTYADLITLLLAFFVIMYAMSKVDAKKFDQMSEKLQGEFNSSALIPQAATSDMGAGVLKIGKLKLVAQRLESPSFGQLKHRVSIGPATNIPSSSGFDNAGSLDSAQHEFSVEINERGLIIHVLESALFRSGQAEMSAGSRSLLDKIANEIGDLPNQIRIEGHTDSLPISSTQFPSNWELSAARATAVVRYFVERHGFSPERVSALGYGAHRPLVSNDTPENRARNRRVDIVILTDNLSRYEPQAKPANLVVEDANGNNFQTSAEELSPY, translated from the coding sequence ATGCGTCGTCGCGGTGAGTTCGAAGGCGAGAATTCAGATCGTTGGTTGATGACCTATGCTGACTTGATTACGCTGCTCCTGGCGTTTTTCGTCATTATGTACGCAATGTCAAAAGTCGATGCGAAGAAGTTCGACCAAATGTCTGAGAAATTACAGGGTGAATTCAATTCCAGCGCACTCATTCCTCAAGCTGCTACCTCCGATATGGGAGCGGGAGTACTAAAAATCGGCAAACTCAAACTCGTGGCGCAGAGATTAGAAAGCCCTTCCTTTGGGCAATTGAAGCATCGAGTAAGTATTGGACCGGCGACCAACATTCCGTCTTCAAGCGGCTTTGACAATGCCGGTTCGCTCGACAGCGCACAGCACGAGTTCTCCGTCGAAATCAACGAGCGCGGGCTTATCATTCATGTATTAGAGTCGGCGCTATTCAGATCGGGTCAAGCTGAGATGTCTGCGGGATCGCGGAGTCTTCTGGACAAGATAGCCAATGAGATTGGCGACCTTCCCAATCAGATTCGCATAGAAGGCCATACTGACTCGCTTCCAATTAGCAGCACTCAATTTCCTTCCAACTGGGAATTGTCGGCCGCTCGTGCAACTGCCGTCGTTCGGTACTTTGTGGAACGACATGGCTTTTCGCCCGAGCGTGTCTCGGCATTGGGCTATGGCGCTCATCGTCCACTTGTTTCCAATGATACTCCTGAGAATCGAGCTCGCAATCGCCGCGTTGATATTGTAATCTTGACAGACAATCTATCTCGTTATGAACCTCAGGCGAAGCCTGCAAATCTCGTTGTTGAAGACGCCAATGGGAATAATTTTCAGACGTCGGCGGAGGAACTTTCTCCATACTGA